The window GCATCGTGGTCATGCACAAGGGGCGTGAGCTGGCCAGCACGGTTGCTCCCCTAAGACCCGCAGTCCTGCGAGCAAGGCGAAGAAAAGCTCAGGCGGGCAAGCGAGGAGAGGGGCGTGCTGGAGACGGACCCGTCTCCAGCACACCCCTCTCCTCGCCCAAGGATCGAAAGCCGGCTCCAGATCACCCTTGGAGATCGAGACTGATTCAACCAAAACCAGTCGTACTGACAAAATCACTGAGCAGTAAGACTGACAAAGTCATTGAGCATTGACAGGCATCTTCGGCGAGGTGCAGGCGAAGACGGACGACTCTATCACCGTGAAGCTGAAGGACGGCTCTACCGTGCAGCTTGTGGTGGACGCCGAGACGAAGATCAAGACCGGCGATAAGGACGCCTCCGGCATGGACGCTGTGCCCGTCGGCAGCCGCGTCGCCGTCCTGGCCGAGAACACCACCAGCAGCCCCGCGGCCCTCCGGGTGATGGTCGTCCCCGGCCAGCCGCAGAGAGAGCACCGCACCTTCACGCTGGTGGAGGCGAACGGCAACATCGTTGTCGTGGAGGATGAGACCGGCAACAGGCTGGAGATCGAGATCGACCACGAGATTTCGGACGCCATTGCCGGCGAGCTGGCGACGTTCCTCCTGGAGCTTGGCCCGCAGTCCAACCGGCTCAAGGCCAAGGCCGAGATGAAGATCTCCAACGTTGTGAAGCGCCTGGAGGCCCAGGCCCAGAAGCTGGACAGGGAAGCCAAGTCCGAAGCCCAGGCGGATGCCAAGGCCCGGAAGGAAAAGGCTCACGCGGATGTGACCGCGAAGCTGGAGGCGAACATGCAGCGCCAGCTGGACCTCTTCGCGGAAGTCATCGCCGACGCGCCGCCCCAGGCGAAGGCCGCGCTGGAAAGGGCCCGCGACAACACGGTCAAGGGCTACGAGCAGGCGCTGAAGTCCGTCGGCGCAAGCGCATCGTCCACCCGGGCGGTCCTCGGCACGCGCGTCATCGAGGGCGAGGTCACGGCGGTTAGCGAGGACGGCAGCCGCATCACGGTCACCTCAAAGCGCGGCGCAGCGATCGAGCTGAAGCTCGATGCAAATAGCCGGGTGACAACGTCCGCCAACGCCACGACAACTATCGAAGTCGGCGACGAGGTCACCGCGAAGTACGAGGCCGCCACCTCCACCGCCGTCAGCGTCCGCGTGCACGCCGACGACGATGACGACGACCAGGATGACGACAATGACGGCAACCGCGGCCGCTCCGAGGAGAAGAAGCCCGCGAGCACCCCCGCCAACGGCGGGGCGTCCAACGGGCGGGGCTCTACGATCTCTGTCAACGTCAAGGCGGACGCGGGCATATCGATCGGCCGTTAGAACGGCCGGTCCGGCAAGTAGCACACCCAACCCGAAAGGATAACGACAGGGCGCGGCCGCGACTCATGCGGCCGCGCCCTCCTGCTTTTTCCCCCGCCGACGGAACAAACCGTCCTTCTTTCTCCCCAACGTTATACAATAGTGCGGTTGTGCGAAAGCGCCACTCCGTCGAGAAAAAGGACACGCCGTGTTGCCCCCAAGAGCCATGAGCACCCAGCACCCGGACAACGCCACGCCCCCGCCTTTCGCAGAGAACGGCGTCCTCAAGGGCGAAGGCGAGGTCGCAGAGGCCTCCTACGTCTACGACCAGCTCGGCTGCGACGAGCAGATGTGGGACTTCGAGGGCAAGGCCGCCGACGTGGACGTCACCCTCAAGCTCCTCATGAGCCACCCGGACTTCTTCAAAAAGCGCGTCCTGGGCAAAGACGTATTCCTGACCCTCCGCATCCCCAACCCCGGCGTCGAGCGCCAGATGCGCAAAAAGGTGGAGGAAGCACTACATACGATAGTGACCAGTTTCGACGTCGCGTCGAGCTACTACGAGGCCGAAATTGCCCCTATAACGGAGGTCATACTACCTATGACCACGTCCTCGCAAGAGCTAATCTGGCTCGACTCCTATTACCGCGACGTCGTGGTTGGTAAAGACCGGCACATGCTGCCCGGCGGCAAGCTCGTGAAGGACTGGATGGGCGAGCACAAGCCCCACTCCATCCGCGTCATCCCCCTGTTCGAAGACCACCCCAGCATGCTCCACGCGGACAAAATCGTAGAAGAGTATTACGCATTCGCGGCCAAAGACTTCCCCTATGTACGCGTATTTTTGGCACGTAGCGACCCGGCCCTCAACTACGGCATGGCCGGCGCCGTCCTCCTCGCCAAATTCGCGCTGCAGCGCCTGGGGAAGCTGGAGAAGAGGCTGGGGACAGCCATTCACCCAATTATCGGAGTGGGAAGCTCGCCTTTCAGAGGCAACTTCAGGCCGCCGTACGTTGGCCGTGTGCTGGCGGAGTTCCCGAGCGTGCAGACGTATACGGTGCAGTCCTCCTTCAAGTACGACTACGAGATGAAGGACGCGAGGGCGGGCGTGAACC of the SAR202 cluster bacterium genome contains:
- the ppcA gene encoding phosphoenolpyruvate carboxylase; protein product: MSTQHPDNATPPPFAENGVLKGEGEVAEASYVYDQLGCDEQMWDFEGKAADVDVTLKLLMSHPDFFKKRVLGKDVFLTLRIPNPGVERQMRKKVEEALHTIVTSFDVASSYYEAEIAPITEVILPMTTSSQELIWLDSYYRDVVVGKDRHMLPGGKLVKDWMGEHKPHSIRVIPLFEDHPSMLHADKIVEEYYAFAAKDFPYVRVFLARSDPALNYGMAGAVLLAKFALQRLGKLEKRLGTAIHPIIGVGSSPFRGNFRPPYVGRVLAEFPSVQTYTVQSSFKYDYEMKDARAGVNQLMAHERTDPTHVEEDRTLKLVEKLRGRYEAQVSPLAKMVNSVAPFVPRRRDRRLHTGLFGYSREGVGGSHEIRLPRAITFAAALYSVGVPPELLALDAMSDDDLKYAKEVMPHFEDDLANALEYANEDNVRELLGKDSALLCRRFRRSVDKEHMAMTTLVYDMVRQGLNFSHTRQMVEWSAQIRGFLG